A window of Candidatus Gastranaerophilales bacterium contains these coding sequences:
- a CDS encoding radical SAM/SPASM domain-containing protein, with product MTAKFEMPISKDRKPLHTLLPLNTPLTVYIDPSTICNFSCAFCYNNTEFKKQVDAKIMSWELFTKIVEDLKEFEQKIKMIHMYGYGEPLINKNFPKMVKAIKDANVAEKVGMTTNASLLTHEISDRIIASGLDKIEISIYGMSNEKYMEFSHQNVHFDKIVENIKYLFDNRKNCHIHVKINGDYFTQEEKELFKNIFENSCDSMHIDNAANIWPGIDLNDKIKTETSSVYGKNDTKIAKICPDVFYKLMINSNGNVGVCCVDYLQKVYMGNVKDKSLKEIWNSNELRELRLAHLNENLKQYPICSICNYPSCASTVSVDEYKQELIAKYQ from the coding sequence ATGACAGCTAAATTTGAAATGCCAATAAGCAAAGATAGAAAACCACTACATACGTTATTGCCATTAAATACACCTCTTACGGTATATATAGACCCATCAACAATTTGTAATTTTTCTTGTGCATTTTGTTATAATAATACAGAATTTAAAAAACAAGTTGATGCTAAAATAATGAGTTGGGAATTGTTTACCAAGATTGTTGAGGATTTAAAAGAGTTTGAACAAAAAATCAAAATGATTCATATGTATGGATATGGTGAACCTTTAATTAATAAGAATTTCCCAAAAATGGTTAAGGCTATAAAAGATGCAAATGTTGCAGAAAAAGTCGGAATGACAACAAATGCTTCGTTATTAACCCATGAGATTTCTGATAGAATAATAGCTTCCGGCTTAGATAAAATTGAAATTTCAATTTATGGAATGAGCAATGAAAAGTATATGGAATTTTCACACCAAAACGTGCATTTCGATAAAATTGTTGAAAATATAAAATATTTGTTTGATAACAGAAAAAATTGCCATATTCATGTAAAAATCAATGGGGATTATTTTACACAAGAAGAAAAAGAATTATTTAAAAACATATTTGAAAATTCTTGCGATTCAATGCATATAGACAACGCCGCAAACATTTGGCCCGGAATTGACCTCAACGATAAAATTAAAACCGAAACAAGCTCTGTTTACGGAAAAAACGACACTAAAATTGCAAAAATATGTCCGGATGTCTTCTATAAACTTATGATAAATTCTAACGGAAATGTTGGAGTTTGTTGTGTTGACTACCTACAAAAAGTTTATATGGGAAATGTAAAGGATAAAAGTTTAAAAGAAATATGGAATTCAAATGAACTCAGAGAGTTAAGATTGGCACATTTGAATGAAAATCTTAAACAATATCCGATATGTTCTATCTGTAATTATCCGTCCTGTGCCAGTACAGTTTCTGTAGATGAATACAAGCAAGAATTAATAGCAAAATATCAATAA
- a CDS encoding FkbM family methyltransferase, translating to MSIIEKIIKEYKNYELDALTKKMVEQFLNSDIKYVLGCNKQSESICKQLNVQYIIDDYTDKTEFMNAKIIKRFDVPENAVVVNTIIDSLTKTANKNLNNAGIYNIISYFDLCHYDNNRFEFPYFVLETRNELFDKKHIFEDIFKKLNDEESKKVLSDVLSYRIVADNKYLKNYKFIRKEQYFEDFIKLGDDEVFLDCGGFDGDTTEEFISRCPQFKKVYFFEPCLANMTKAKLRLNNNPKIDFIQKGVSDATETLYCTFNSAATTIADSGNEEVETVKIDDVISDIPTLIKMDLEGFEMKALEGCKNTIKNYKPKLAISVYHKPEDFCEIYTYIMSLNPNYKLYCRHYTEAMCDTDFFFV from the coding sequence ATGTCAATCATAGAAAAAATAATAAAAGAGTATAAAAATTATGAATTAGACGCTCTAACTAAAAAAATGGTCGAGCAATTTTTAAACTCTGATATTAAGTATGTATTGGGCTGTAACAAACAGTCTGAATCCATTTGTAAACAACTTAATGTCCAATATATAATTGATGATTATACAGATAAAACAGAGTTTATGAATGCTAAAATAATAAAAAGATTTGATGTACCTGAAAACGCTGTTGTCGTTAATACAATCATCGATTCATTAACCAAAACTGCAAATAAAAACCTCAATAATGCTGGCATTTATAATATTATTTCCTATTTTGACTTATGTCACTATGACAACAACAGATTCGAATTCCCCTATTTTGTCTTAGAAACTAGAAATGAGCTCTTTGACAAGAAACACATATTTGAAGACATTTTTAAAAAATTAAATGATGAAGAATCTAAAAAAGTATTGTCAGATGTTCTTTCTTACCGAATAGTTGCTGACAACAAATATCTTAAAAATTATAAATTTATCCGAAAAGAACAGTACTTTGAAGATTTTATTAAATTGGGTGATGACGAAGTATTTCTCGATTGTGGAGGTTTTGATGGCGATACGACTGAAGAATTTATTTCCCGTTGCCCTCAATTTAAAAAGGTATATTTCTTTGAGCCATGTCTAGCAAATATGACAAAGGCTAAGTTGAGATTAAACAATAATCCTAAAATCGACTTTATACAAAAGGGTGTTTCTGACGCTACAGAAACTTTATATTGTACGTTTAATTCTGCAGCAACAACTATCGCTGATTCTGGAAATGAAGAAGTCGAAACTGTAAAAATTGATGATGTTATTTCTGACATTCCAACTCTTATAAAAATGGATTTAGAAGGTTTTGAAATGAAAGCCCTGGAAGGGTGCAAAAATACGATAAAAAACTACAAACCAAAGTTGGCAATATCCGTTTATCATAAACCTGAGGATTTTTGTGAAATATATACTTATATTATGAGTCTTAATCCTAATTACAAGTTATACTGCAGACATTATACGGAAGCAATGTGTGACACTGACTTTTTCTTTGTATAA